The genomic window CTAATATAAATCCCATAGCAAGGTAAACTTGATTTTTATATCATGCTTTTGCAGCATCATCTGAAGTTTTAATCACATTTTCGTAGTAAGGAACCACACCTGGATGCAAGTTTGCATGCATATGATTTTCATAGATTGACAAATCATCTACCCTGCTTAAAACTATTAGATGACTTGCGTTTTTAACACGTTCTGCATTATTCATCGAAACTGTCGATAATTTTTCTTTAAGATCCTGATTAGAAATAATTGTGAATTTTCAAGGTTGTCCATTAATTGAAGATGGCGAAAGTCTTAAAATTTCCTTGATTTTTTTAATATCTTCTTCAGAAATTTTTTTACTTGGATCGTACATCTTAGTTGTATATCTATTTTGTGCAATTTTTAAAAAGTCAAAATCCATATTTAATATCCTTTCTTTAGTAAACTTAAAAACTTGTTATTCTATACATTTTTAAGTTATTTTTTAAACTTTTTGCATTATGTATGCTTTATTATTATATTATTTTTTTTAATTTCAGAAGATAATTAAATAAAAAAATAGCAGACCGTTATATAGAGTGCTACTATTTTGTTTTCATACCAAATGAGACTTGCTTGAATAGTTCTTCACCAAAATTGTGTCTAATTATCTCTAATCCTAAGTCAATTGCAGCTGCAGCACAGCGACCCGTGATTAAATGATTGTTTGAGTTTGTAACAAGATTTTCATTTCTGTTTTTACCTGTTTTTTCTTTCAATTCAATAGGATCACTAAACATAGGGAATGAACTATATGAAATCTCTGGATCAATAATGCCTGTATCATATAATGCATTTGGCCCATCACAGATTGCATAGATATCTTTATCTTGATTTTTAAATTCTCTAATGACATCCAAAGCTCTTTGGTTCGTTCTTAAAGATTTGGCTGCCGGACCACCAGGAACGAAAATAGCATCAAATTCATTGAAATCAACTTTAGTTTGAGCATTAATTTCATAGGTTCCATATTGACTTAATACATGATTTTTATCTGGATTATAGTAAGTAAAAGTTGCTTTCTTGCTTCGCGACAAACAAGATAAAACACCAGTTAATTCGACATCATTAAATCCATCTAATGTAATAACTAATAACTTCATTTAATAAACTAAGCCTTTCTTCTTATAACTTTTCTTCAAACCAATATTAATATAATTAAAAATGGCAATAAATATATTAAAAAGAATGATACTATAAATACTTTTATTCATAATTTATGTTCTTTTGATTTAGCTTCCATAACTGAACTTGTTATTTGGGAATAGTCATCTCCAAGTAAACCTGAAATCTCCAATAGTCTTTTTTTATCAAAAGTAAAGAAAATAAAGTAGATGGCAAGAACTAAACCTAAAAATATTAAACTGAGAATTAGAAATAGTTCAATATTATTGTTATATCAGTTATTTAACATATTTCTAATATTCCACTCGACAGTAATGTTTAGCATATTTATGTCTAAAATAAGATTGTTATTTTTCAAGACAAAATAGTTATACAACAAGAAAGTTATTAAAATAAATAAACCATAAAAAACTTCAATAAATATTACAGCTCATAAAATTCTAACTGAACGAATACTTATGTTTCTATAAGTTGTGTGAAACAATACTTTAGCTGATGAGTCGCCATTAGCATAGCTTTCCCGCATACGAGCTACAGCGGATTTTCAACCCATAAATTCTATTATAGCTTTTGTAGTATAGAAAAGAGAGAAAATTAAAGTTATCCCAAATAAAACGTAGTAACCAGTATAACTAGTAACAAAATTTTGTTGAATGATGTTTTGTTGAGATAATGATAAAAAAGTAATCACTAAAATAGATGTTAATAAAATAATTAATCAGAATGACATTGAAAAAAATTTAAATTTCTTTTCTCTTGTAATTATTCTGTAAGTTCGTGAATTTAATACACCTTCTGGATCTTTTTTAAGGTACGATGTAGATAAAACTTGATTGTTTATACTATTATTTTCAACTATTCTAATATCACTTGTATCTTCAAGAGGTTTTCTATCCATATATTCTCCTTTCTAACTAAATTATATTATTAAATAATTTCCAATATAAAGATTTGTTTCTTACCTTTATTAATAATTGCATATTTACCATCAAATAATTCTGATGAAATCTTGCTGTCTTCATCAACATAGTTAAAGTTTAATTTTAATGATTTGTTTTGAATAAATTCTCTAACTTCTCTTTTAGATTTGAACACTTCATTTTTCATTAATTCTTCAATTAGACTAGTATTATTTTTAACTTTTAATACTTTAAAATGATCAATCATATTTTCAAATTCATTCAAGCTTAATGAAGTTATGTCAAATTTGGGGTTAAAAATGAATTGAGATAAATTATATGATTTTTGCGCTTCATCATAACCATGAATATCTTTAACTACTTCAAAAGCTAAAATTCTTTGAGCATTTTGTAACACTGGATTTTCAAAATGTTTTTTAACAATATCTTTGATCTTGCTGATTTCTAAAGAAGTTAATCAAAGAAGTAATTTTTCAATTTGTGAATCTGGTTGGTTAAATAAGAATTGATATAAATTATATGGAGAGTTCATTTTCTTATCAAGTCATAAACTACCACCACCAGTTGATTTACCAAATTTATTACCATTTTCATCTGTTAATAAATTAAGTGTAATTCCAACAGCGTCCGGATTTTCACATTTTTTACTAATGATTTCTAATCCAGTTGTTATATTACCTCATTGATCAGATCCACCTACTTGAATTTTAGTGTTATGTAACTTATAAAGTTGATAAAAGTCTCATCCTTGAATTAATTGATATGAAAATTCTGTAAAACTAATACCATTTTCTAGTCTTGAAGAAACCACATCTTTAGACAACATATAGTTAATACTGATTAATTTTCCAACTTCTCTTAAGAAGTATAAGATATTCATGTCTTTATAAAAATCATAATTATCAACAACCTCAATATCGAATTTAGAGAGTTGTTTTCTTATTTTTGCTTTATTGTTTTCCAAGGTTTGAGAGTCTAATAAATTTCTTTCAGTGTTTCTACCAGAAGGATCGCCAATCATTCCTGTAGCACCACCGACAACCATAATTGGTGTGAAACCAGCTTGTTTAAATCTTTGAAGAGTTTTTATTTGAATGTAGTTACCTAAATGCAAACTTTGAGCAGTTGGGTCAAAACCAATATAAACTTTAGAACCTTTTTCAAGTGAATTGAACTTTTCTTCACTTGAGATATTTTTTAAAATTCCACGTTCCTTTAATTCTTTTAATATATCCATACTAAAACTTAAATTCCTCTCCTATTTTTAAATTTTTTTCTGTGACGATACCACTTCCATACTCATTTTCTAAACCAAGTGATTTATAACTCAATAACATTCCCGGACTATCAATACCCATAACTTGTCCATCAACAATTTCTGTGCCATCATAAATTATAGAACCTGGCATTATAAAGAATATTTCATCACCTACTTGAACTTCAGTTGAATTAGTTACAATTTTTCTTGTTTTTTCATCACCATGTTCAATTTCAATAACAAACAATTTGTTGCTTTTTGGATGAGATTGTTTGTCTAAAATTTTTGCTTTTACAAACTTTTTAAAATCACGATATTCAAGTTTATTTTCATCTAAAATATGCAATAAACTAGTTAAATGAACTAAATCTAAACCAAAAAAATTACGTTTAATTTTATAGTCTAGAATGTATTTTTCTGCATCTTTTAAAACAACTGAATGAACTCTATTTTTTGAGTCTAAATTTACACAAAAATCAGGTGTATTAAATGACTTTTCTACCTTTAATTCAGTGTCAAAAGTAATTATTGCTTTATTGTTAAAATTTTCACTTAATTTGTGTACTAAAACCATAATATAATTATTATAATTAAATTTAAAATTTATTATAATACTTTTATGGAAAAAATAGCTATTGTAGTAGATTCTTCGTCAGGATTAACAAAAAAACAAGCAGAAGAGAAGGGTTGATTTTTTATTCCATTGCATATTGAAATCAATGATAAATTGTATGATGATGGAATAAATATTAGCAATGAAACATTATTTAATGTTTTTAATGCTGATTCAAAAATGGCAAAAACTT from Mycoplasma anserisalpingitidis includes these protein-coding regions:
- a CDS encoding NAD(P)H-dependent oxidoreductase; translated protein: MDFDFLKIAQNRYTTKMYDPSKKISEEDIKKIKEILRLSPSSINGQPWKFTIISNQDLKEKLSTVSMNNAERVKNASHLIVLSRVDDLSIYENHMHANLHPGVVPYYENVIKTSDDAAKAWYKNQVYLAMGFILAALGTMNIDSTPMEGIDAKQYKEILKLDGYMPVLGLAMGYRDKNDFNQISKTPKQRLEESKVIEEIK
- a CDS encoding DJ-1/PfpI family protein, with the protein product MKLLVITLDGFNDVELTGVLSCLSRSKKATFTYYNPDKNHVLSQYGTYEINAQTKVDFNEFDAIFVPGGPAAKSLRTNQRALDVIREFKNQDKDIYAICDGPNALYDTGIIDPEISYSSFPMFSDPIELKEKTGKNRNENLVTNSNNHLITGRCAAAAIDLGLEIIRHNFGEELFKQVSFGMKTK
- a CDS encoding MSC_0882 family membrane protein, which encodes MDRKPLEDTSDIRIVENNSINNQVLSTSYLKKDPEGVLNSRTYRIITREKKFKFFSMSFWLIILLTSILVITFLSLSQQNIIQQNFVTSYTGYYVLFGITLIFSLFYTTKAIIEFMGWKSAVARMRESYANGDSSAKVLFHTTYRNISIRSVRILWAVIFIEVFYGLFILITFLLYNYFVLKNNNLILDINMLNITVEWNIRNMLNNWYNNNIELFLILSLIFLGLVLAIYFIFFTFDKKRLLEISGLLGDDYSQITSSVMEAKSKEHKLWIKVFIVSFFLIYLLPFLIILILVWRKVIRRKA
- the tyrS gene encoding tyrosine--tRNA ligase → MDILKELKERGILKNISSEEKFNSLEKGSKVYIGFDPTAQSLHLGNYIQIKTLQRFKQAGFTPIMVVGGATGMIGDPSGRNTERNLLDSQTLENNKAKIRKQLSKFDIEVVDNYDFYKDMNILYFLREVGKLISINYMLSKDVVSSRLENGISFTEFSYQLIQGWDFYQLYKLHNTKIQVGGSDQWGNITTGLEIISKKCENPDAVGITLNLLTDENGNKFGKSTGGGSLWLDKKMNSPYNLYQFLFNQPDSQIEKLLLWLTSLEISKIKDIVKKHFENPVLQNAQRILAFEVVKDIHGYDEAQKSYNLSQFIFNPKFDITSLSLNEFENMIDHFKVLKVKNNTSLIEELMKNEVFKSKREVREFIQNKSLKLNFNYVDEDSKISSELFDGKYAIINKGKKQIFILEII
- the tapR gene encoding TyrS-associated PheT N-terminal domain-related protein TapR — protein: MVLVHKLSENFNNKAIITFDTELKVEKSFNTPDFCVNLDSKNRVHSVVLKDAEKYILDYKIKRNFFGLDLVHLTSLLHILDENKLEYRDFKKFVKAKILDKQSHPKSNKLFVIEIEHGDEKTRKIVTNSTEVQVGDEIFFIMPGSIIYDGTEIVDGQVMGIDSPGMLLSYKSLGLENEYGSGIVTEKNLKIGEEFKF